The following DNA comes from Candidatus Peregrinibacteria bacterium.
GTCTTTTATTTTTTAAGACAGACCGGACGAGAGAATGCTCTTCCGCTGAAAATTCCCAAAAGGGTTCTCGTAAAAACAAATCCCCAAAGAGCCAAAGAAAGAGCTCCGAGAAGAACCCCAATCCAAGAGAGAAAACCCATTCCAGGGAGAAAGCCTCCTGCGACAAATGTCCCTGTTCCGAGTGCAGCAGGAGGAAACACAAGCGCCCAAAATCCAAGCGTATAGGGAATTCCTTCTGTTTTAATGTAGTTCGTCATGACCCGCAAAATAATCAAAAACCAAAAAAATCCGAATGACAAAAAGACAGGAAGCAAGAGATACAAGGCATTCGTCAAAAGAGCTTTATACGGAAGAATTTCAGAAAGCAAAGGGAGAAGACTCACAGAGGCAATGGTCAAAACTCCTACAGGAGCGAGTGGAATAAAAAAACTTGGAGCCATTTCTTTTTGAGGCAAAGGAGCAAATTTCAGACGAAAAAGAATAAACGTAAGAACAAAAGCAGTGAGTAAAAAAAGCAGTCCTAAAAGAAAAAAATGAATCAAACCAATAATATTTAAAAATACTGTCCCCTTAAGAAAAGTAGTCGCAAAGAAGTTCCCAGAAAAAATATTTACAAATACACCAACCGGCGGCAAAAGACATACTCCAATAGCATGCTTCATTTCTGTTTCGTGAGAAATAATTGTCTGCGAACACGTTGCGAGCAAAAAGAAAATCCCCAATACAAAACCAATCACATAGAATATTCCGGCGAGATACATACCAAATGTATGACCCAAAATTCCTTGGGGAACGAATACGAGCGATACCCCAGTACTCAAAACCGCAAGAGAAATGCTAATACCCGAAAAAAACTTTGCAGTAGAAGGCGAAAGAAAATCTTTCTCTACGTTTTCCCAAAAGAAAATCACCCGAAATCCGTATCCAACACTCGCAATAAGAAAAAGGAAAAACGCGAGAAACAGAAGTACAACACCAAGTGTATTCATCCACGGCTGAACAAGAAAAACCGACATCTTTGTCCAAAGAATTCCTACCGCGCCAGTTGCCATACTCGACATAAACCATCGAACTTCAAGGGCGGAAAGTGCTTCGCTGAATTTCATCTTTTTTCGTGAAAAATACCCCCATAGGGTATACTTGGGCAGAAAGGAAAATCAAGTACTTTTTTGTATTTTACAAAAAAACTCCCAAAAACTATGGAAATATTAAGAAGTAGACAAAGGAAAATAATTTTTTGGATTTGGATTTACAGAAAGAAATTTTCTCCATATTTTTCCTCTCAAAGTCTTTGGAATTGTTTTCTTACTCCCTTTTTTTCCCTTGACGAAAATAAACTATTCATTTAAAAGTATCGGCAAAATTTTATTTTTCATTTCGATGTTGGAAACAGAAGGAAAGGGCGTATTTCGAAACAACCATTGCAATCCTCATCATAACCTAGTATCTTATCCCCATTTTCTTGCAAGAAAGATTGGGATTTCTCCCGAAGAAATGGATCGTCTGCTTTCACACGGAAGAGAAGATCCCAATGAGATAATAGAGCGTTTGCGTAGATATGATAAGAAAAAACCTTCTGAAAAAAAATTTTAGAGTGTATATTTTATGATTTTCCATACACAAAAACTCCAAATCAGAACTGATTGAAGAAACCTAAAAAAAACAGTACAATAGGAGGAAAATAACAAAAACGAAAAAGACATGCTCCAATACAAAATTCCACAGGATGTTCAACGGGAAGACACCATTATTGGTCCCATCACTATGCGCCAACTCATTATTTGCGCTATAGGAGGTGGTATTGCCTACACACTTTATATGATTCTTAGTAAGAGCTATTACATGAGTGTTTGGCTTCCTCCGATAGCAATTATCTCTTTACTTACTGTCGCTTTTGCATTTATAGAAATTCGCGGTATCAGTTTTACAAAATGGATTCTCCTCATGCTTGAAACAATTATCCTTCCCAATAAACGAGTTTGGGACAAAAGACAATCAACCCAATTCCTTTTTCGTTTTCCTTCCCCCTCCGTGTCAAAGAAAGAGAATGAAGATGAAGATGAAAACACAAAAGAAGTGAGTATCGATCATCTTGAAGAGATTTCAAAAGCACTCGACTTTTCTTCTGGTGTTTTGGATGAACAGAAGGATTCTCCCACAGCAAATGCGGAAGATCATTATTTAGCAGCAACAGCACTTCATGAGGATGATAAAATGCGACACGACGCACGACTTCAGCAATTCCAAGAAGATCAGAAAATTTCTGCCATCCGTGGAAACCAAGCCCCCCTTCGCTCGGGACAAGTCAACACCCTTCAAAATCCCAAAAAAGCGTAATGGAGACAAACGACAAAACTGTCCGGCAAAAAAAAAGTTCTCCTGAGGCAAGCACTCAGCGTTTTCTTCCGATCTCAGAAATTCGAGATGGCGTCGCCGTTCTTAAAAATGGTGGTGTACGTGCTATTTTAAAAACCTCTTCTGTGAATTTCAACCTCAAATCAATAGAAGAACAAAATGCGCTCATTTATGCGTACCAAGGATTTGTCAACACGCTAGAATTTCCTATACAAATCCTAGTGCGCTCCCGAAAACTCGACATTGATGTGTACGTTGCAAATCTTACAAAAACCGCAAAAACTCAACAAAATCCTCTACTCCGAAAGCAAACACTTGAGTATATTGAGTATATCAAAAAACTCGTAGAATACGCAGACATTATGGAAAAAAATTTTTATGTCATCATTCCGCATGACCCCATTCGATCACAAGGAGGAGGCATGTTTAAACTGTTTGTTCAAAGCATTAGCCCAGAAGATAGTCTTGAGAATATTCGCATGCGACACCGAGAATTTGACAAGCTCCACAAAAAATTGTTGCAACGAGTAAACATTGCCCGTGCTGGTTTAGAAGGATGTGGACTCAATGTTGTAGAACTTGGAACAAGCGAAATTGTAGAACTCTTTTACCAGATTTATAACCCGAGCACTGCCCGAAACCAAAAACTAGTGAATCTCGCAGGTGAACATATTTTGCCGATGTAAGTTCATCATGAGTCTCCTCTTTTTAAAAGAACACGC
Coding sequences within:
- a CDS encoding PrgI family protein; this encodes MLQYKIPQDVQREDTIIGPITMRQLIICAIGGGIAYTLYMILSKSYYMSVWLPPIAIISLLTVAFAFIEIRGISFTKWILLMLETIILPNKRVWDKRQSTQFLFRFPSPSVSKKENEDEDENTKEVSIDHLEEISKALDFSSGVLDEQKDSPTANAEDHYLAATALHEDDKMRHDARLQQFQEDQKISAIRGNQAPLRSGQVNTLQNPKKA